A stretch of the Nicotiana tabacum cultivar K326 chromosome 6, ASM71507v2, whole genome shotgun sequence genome encodes the following:
- the LOC107773646 gene encoding protein HEADING DATE REPRESSOR 1, whose product MEEPKLKMEGILEGFSPVNSTPVFWKSRKRSASGKNLDNQVTAKADETPQKQEESSADEKMQESNPSSELSERRKALFEPLEPVTNANGRRPLAESLLPPPDFDAACYPKGWLAGKRRKLVNVDVVESMRRIALQEMNRKDREIDGLNEQLEADAQCLEHLQIQLLEERSKRADVERQNAMLQSQIDVLMNMIQENDDGIDDEGTDDS is encoded by the exons ATGGAGGAACCGAAGCTGAAGATGGAGGGGattttggagggattttcaccaGTTAATTCAACTCCTGTGTTCTGGAAGTCTAGAAAACGATCTG CCAGTGGGAAGAACTTGGACAACCAAGTGACTGCTAAAGCTGATGAAACACCACAAAAACAAGAAGAGTCTTCAGCTGATGAAAAGATGCAGGAATCCAACCCGTCTTCTGAACTTTCCGAGCGTAGAAAGGCGTTATTTGAACCATTGGAACCGGTTACGAATGCAAATGGGCGAAGGCCATTAGCTGAATCTTTGCTCCCTCCACCTGACTTTGATGCTGCATGTTACCCCAAAGGTTGGCTTGCTGGAAAGAGACGGAAGCTTGTAAATGTGGATGTTGTTGAAAGTATGCGAAGAATCGCTCTACAGGAAATGAATAGAAAG GATCGTGAAATAGATGGTCTGAACGAACAGTTAGAAGCAGATGCTCAATGTCTGGAACATCTGCAAATACAGCTGCTGGAAGAAAGAAGCAAGCGTGCCGATGTAGAGAGACAAAATGCTATGTTGCAAAGCCAGATAGATGTGCTTATGAACATGATACAGGAGAACGACGATGGCATTGATGATGAAGGTACAGATGATTCCTAG
- the LOC107789430 gene encoding uncharacterized protein LOC107789430, with product MGCDKPENLPDPTSFHAFDDLALSIRQSGAVDYNGVVQGGFSSGANVTSFPFVSPPAARPLPGNVNEMNNFQMANLKNLYSYHHQLETNLANVRNIAPSFPAPSGMPNSMGNAAEIYHSNMNNNMLTSDSFLNEAVLSKGIQNPGVSMNFIPMRSNAAGCFEKAGKATGINQNSSQASGTPFDIRYSMQTAKSISGIGIHNDVKANPVPFSSPENIDGSFLTLGTGSNIDNRSKFRFSAKEVSSRLGEAVLSQSNNSHVQQMKRNISSLAHGVPGGIPNFNRDSGGLPDSARNFGVSTCSSNNDEIVLAPGSRITAPPCVNLTPDTRLNSSNSTNLGAVGKADLRLSEPDPFKCVQGGLPPPSFPFSSSSTLPLHLGYARTVAAPESAQPVWVAAPESAQPVWVAAPLSAQPGLVTAQPTIKQQSNCYTNISRNQSFMEPLILGHGGSGVRQDHLGQQSLVNLPHPWGNNLFPERMGAHIAGWSGIQPAPGNLFPKRLGVQLNDGVISQATREGVLPGMGGIQQIRKGNSYQSRDHGPTMHPTGLLHPPLAMGQPHGGSAAKYNVTGLPYHAGQGIPISKVDATPQASNIHAHVSLKRRANGAPPIAPRCQRRRTLAQHRYQQLIAQRQSSNAPVPASSPSLPLTHVKCQDSEESAQQPIGEKCLLCKRDVAFNPEGPVSRPAVPPAVAVLPCGHVFHDHCLQIITPEDQSKIPPCIPCALGET from the exons ATGGGATGTGACAAACCAGAGAACTTGCCAGACCCTActtcatttcatgcttttgatGATCTTGCCCTCAGCATCAGACAAAGTGGAGCCGTTGATTATAACGGTGTTGTCCAAGGTGGGTTCAGTTCAGGGGCTAATGTCACATCCTTCCCTTTTGTATCTCCGCCAGCGGCCCGTCCTCTTCCAGGAAATGTTAATGAGATGAACAACTTTCAGATGGCCAATTTGAAGAATCTCTACAGCTATCATCACCAGCTTGAAACAAATTTGGCTAATGTTAGAAATATTGCTCCCAGCTTTCCCGCTCCATCAGGAATGCCAAATTCCATGGGAAATGCAGCAGAGATATACCATTCAAATATGAATAACAACATGCTGACCTCCGATAGTTTCTTGAATGAAGCTGTCTTGTCCAAGGGAATTCAGAATCCAGGGGTCAGCATGAATTTTATTCCTATGCGAAGCAATGCAGCTGGATGTTTTGAAAAGGCTGGGAAAGCCACAGGTATTAATCAAAATAGCTCGCAGGCAAGTGGAACTCCTTTTGACATAAGGTATAGCATGCAGACTGCTAAAAGTATTAGTGGAATAGGAATTCATAATGATGTCAAGGCCAATCCTGTTCCTTTTTCTTCCCCAGAAAACATTGATGGTAGTTTTCTGACCCTTGGAACAGGAAGTAACATAGATAATAGATCAAAGTTTAGATTCAGTGCCAAAGAGGTCAGCAGCAGACTGGGGGAAGCTGTCTTGTCACAAAGTAACAACTCTCATgtccaacaaatgaaaagaaatatCTCAAGTTTAGCTCATGGTGTTCCTGGTGGTATTCCAAATTTCAATCGTGATAGTGGTGGTTTGCCAGATTCAGCCAGGAATTTCGGTGTTTCAACCTGCTCTTCAAACAATGATGAAATTGTGCTTGCTCCAGGCTCTAGAATAACTGCACCTCCATGTGTTAACTTAACGCCAGACACGCGACTTAATTCTTCTAACAGCACAAACTTAGGTGCTGTTGGTAAAGCTGATCTAAGACTCTCTGAACCTGATCCCTTCAAGTGCGTTCAAGGTGGTTTGCCTCCTCCTTCATTTCCATTTAGCAGCAGTTCAACATTACCCCTTCATCTTGGATATGCTAGAACGGTGGCAGCTCCTGAATCTGCTCAACCTGTTTGGGTGGCAGCTCCTGAATCTGCTCAACCTGTTTGGGTAGCAGCTCCTTTATCTGCTCAACCTGGTTTGGTAACAGCTCAACCAACTATTAAGCAGCAGAGTAACTGTTACACAAACATATCCAGGAACCAATCTTTCATGGAACCTCTTATTCTCGGTCATGGTGGCAGCGGAGTGAGGCAAGACCATTTAG GTCAGCAATCATTGGTTAATCTTCCGCATCCTTGGGGTAATAACCTATTTCCGGAAAGAATGGGTGCTCATATTGCGGGATGGAGTGGCATCCAACCTGCCCCTGGCAATCTATTTCCTAAGAGGCTAGGTGTCCAGCTTAATGATGGGGTTATTTCTCAAGCTACTCGAGAAGGTGTTCTTCCCGGGATGGGAGGCATCCAGCAAATTAGAAAGG GTAACTCATATCAGTCTCGAGATCATGGACCTACCATGCACCCCACTGGACTTCTTCACCCCCCTTTGGCTATGG GTCAGCCTCATGGTGGTTCAGCGGCTAAGTATAATGTTACTGGACTACCCTATCATGCTG GTCAAGGCATTCCAATTTCAAAGGTTGATGCAACACCTCAGGCATCGAATATTCATGCCCATGTTTCCCTTAAAAGAAGAGCAAATGGAGCCCCTCCAATTGCTCCGAGGTGTCAGCGAAGGAGAACATTGGCTCAACATAGATATCAACAGTTGATAGCACAGAGGCAGAGCTCTAATGCTCCAGTTCCTGCCTCTTCTCCTTCTCTTCCTTTGACGCATGTAAAGTGCCAAG ATTCTGAAGAATCGGCTCAACAACCCATTGGAGAGAAGTGCCTTTTGTGCAAGAGGGATGTGGCATTCAACCCCGAAGGCCCTGTGTCTCGGCCCGCTGTTCCCCCAGCTGTTGCTGTTCTTCCCTGTGGACACGTATTTCATGACCATTGTCTGCAGATTATCACCCCAGAAGACCAGTCAAAAATTCCTCCTTGCATTCCTTGCGCTTTAGGTGAAACATGA
- the LOC107789429 gene encoding uncharacterized protein LOC107789429 isoform X1 produces the protein MDKMKKKKQQDDPKGGNAIFMSVSPLKALILHLICGVGLGLAFWVAEHIYAVDLITHPSQTLRLISVCFSQSASIIIYFTFISCLFSFLHVPDFDSNLVFQVFVAPIVILLYSHLRHDRSQCSYVKAIGRGLLALPAGAVVNAAGATILGAPVGFECFPKTLNWSLLMSLLTFVPAACVFGSSWTDWHRVFAKTKTNGSTDCMICLPAHGAVIGAWFGAWPMPLDWESPWQEWPICVTYGAIAGYLVGLLASLGCIFFRKRQQYLNQL, from the exons atggacaaaatgaagaagaagaaacagcaGGATGATCCAAAAGGTGGAAATGCGATATTTATGTCCGTATCACCATTGAAAGCTCTTATTCTGCATCTGATCTGTGGAGTAGGGTTAGGTTTAGCTTTCTGGGTAGCTGAACACATCTACGCCGTCGATCTCATCACTCACCCATCGCAAACGCTTCGTTTGATTTCTGTTTGTTTCTCTCAATCCGCAAGCATTATAATATACTTCACATTCATTTcctgtttattttcttttttacatgTTCCTGATTTTGATTCGAATTTAGTTTTTCAGGTGTTTGTGGCTCCAATAGTGATTCTTCTTTACAGTCACCTTCGACACGATAGGAGCCAATGCTCT TACGTCAAAGCTATAGGACGAGGCCTACTGGCGCTTCCTGCTG GGGCCGTAGTAAATGCAGCGGGAGCTACTATATTAGGAGCACCTGTTGGTTTCGA GTGTTTTCCCAAGACCCTTAATTGGTCTCTTTTGATGTCACTGCTCACT TTTGTACCAGCAGCTTGTGTTTTCGGCTCATCATGGACTGATTGGCACCGTGTATTTGCTAAAACAAA GACAAATGGGTCCACAGACTGTATGATCTGTCTACCAGCTCATGGAGCTGTTATTGGAGCGTGGTTTGGTGCTTGGCCAATGCCACTTGATTGGGAAAGCCCATGGCAG GAATGGCCTATTTGTGTGACTTATGGAGCTATAGCTGGTTATCTCGTGGGGCTTTTGGCATCCTTGGGCTGCATTTTCTTCCGTAAGCGCCAGCAGTATCTAAACCAACTCTGA
- the LOC107789429 gene encoding uncharacterized protein LOC107789429 isoform X2 — MDKMKKKKQQDDPKGGNAIFMSVSPLKALILHLICGVGLGLAFWVAEHIYAVDLITHPSQTLRLISVFVAPIVILLYSHLRHDRSQCSYVKAIGRGLLALPAGAVVNAAGATILGAPVGFECFPKTLNWSLLMSLLTFVPAACVFGSSWTDWHRVFAKTKTNGSTDCMICLPAHGAVIGAWFGAWPMPLDWESPWQEWPICVTYGAIAGYLVGLLASLGCIFFRKRQQYLNQL; from the exons atggacaaaatgaagaagaagaaacagcaGGATGATCCAAAAGGTGGAAATGCGATATTTATGTCCGTATCACCATTGAAAGCTCTTATTCTGCATCTGATCTGTGGAGTAGGGTTAGGTTTAGCTTTCTGGGTAGCTGAACACATCTACGCCGTCGATCTCATCACTCACCCATCGCAAACGCTTCGTTTGATTTCT GTGTTTGTGGCTCCAATAGTGATTCTTCTTTACAGTCACCTTCGACACGATAGGAGCCAATGCTCT TACGTCAAAGCTATAGGACGAGGCCTACTGGCGCTTCCTGCTG GGGCCGTAGTAAATGCAGCGGGAGCTACTATATTAGGAGCACCTGTTGGTTTCGA GTGTTTTCCCAAGACCCTTAATTGGTCTCTTTTGATGTCACTGCTCACT TTTGTACCAGCAGCTTGTGTTTTCGGCTCATCATGGACTGATTGGCACCGTGTATTTGCTAAAACAAA GACAAATGGGTCCACAGACTGTATGATCTGTCTACCAGCTCATGGAGCTGTTATTGGAGCGTGGTTTGGTGCTTGGCCAATGCCACTTGATTGGGAAAGCCCATGGCAG GAATGGCCTATTTGTGTGACTTATGGAGCTATAGCTGGTTATCTCGTGGGGCTTTTGGCATCCTTGGGCTGCATTTTCTTCCGTAAGCGCCAGCAGTATCTAAACCAACTCTGA
- the LOC107789428 gene encoding mitogen-activated protein kinase kinase kinase 20-like, with the protein MSVNEFGDGVAWYRGAMVGKGSFGCVYLATLKNPRLKNSYFPAVMAVKSAEVSVSGSIQKEREVLNNIKGCPYIIRCFGDETTTGQNGAMVYNLLLEYGSGGTLAERIKKSGIKGLSEFEVRNYTRSMLRGLHFIHTIGYVHCDMKPDNVLLVPNSSEGSGAEFRAKIGDLGLAKRENQSKKRRLEPYWRGTPMYLSPEAVSDNVQECPADIWALGCIVLEMLTGKPPWDREEDMDAEDVLKKIGGGHELPKIPGNLSKEAKNFLKGCFVRNPRYRWTAEMLMNHPFVEGLIDDEGVERPLEVEDINVVDSILLITESDDELAYYSEDWSCVSEDDSFGYWSEDDYEEMENEMTSYFADEEIFKVEGSVAAISSTIDGGSDRIIDSSIEVPSGSPSNNSPKCPLNFTIPAGV; encoded by the coding sequence ATGAGTGTGAATGAATTTGGAGATGGGGTTGCATGGTACAGAGGAGCAATGGTAGGAAAAGGAAGTTTTGGTTGTGTTTATTTGGCTACTTTGAAGAATCCTAGATTGAAAAACAGCTACTTTCCAGCAGTTATGGCTGTGAAATCTGCTGAGGTTTCAGTTTCAGGttcaattcaaaaggaaagggAGGTTTTGAACAACATCAAGGGTTGTCCTTATATAATTCGATGCTTTGGTGATGAGACTACCACAGGTCAAAATGGTGCAATGGTTTATAACTTGTTGTTGGAGTATGGTTCAGGTGGAACCCTAGCTGAGAGGATCAAGAAATCCGGAATCAAAGGATTGTCCGAATTTGAGGTAAGGAATTATACAAGATCTATGCTTAGAGGGTTGCATTTTATTCATACAATTGGTTATGTTCATTGTGATATGAAACCTGATAATGTGTTGCTCGTGCCGAATTCGAGCGAGGGTAGTGGTGCTGAATTTAGGGCAAAGATTGGTGATTTAGGGTTGGCTAAAAGAGAAAATCAGAGCAAGAAGAGGAGGTTGGAGCCTTACTGGAGAGGTACTCCAATGTATTTGTCGCCAGAAGCTGTTTCAGATAACGTGCAAGAGTGTCCTGCTGATATTTGGGCTTTAGGGTGTATTGTGCTTGAGATGTTAACTGGAAAACCTCCATGGGATAGAGAAGAAGATATGGATGCTGAGGATGTCCTTAAAAAGATTGGGGGAGGACACGAATTGCCTAAAATTCCAGGCAACTTATCGAAGGAGGCAAAAAATTTCTTGAAGGGTTGTTTCGTGAGGAACCCTAGGTATAGATGGACCGCCGAGATGCTGATGAATCATCCATTTGTTGAGGGATTGATTGATGATGAAGGAGTTGAACGGCCACTGGAGGTCGAAGATATAAATGTAGTTGATTCTATTCTCCTGATTACTGAGAGTGATGATGAATTGGCCTATTATTCGGAAGATTGGAGTTGTGTATCTGAAGATGATTCCTTTGGATACTGGTCTGAGGATGATTATGaggaaatggagaatgaaatgacATCTTATTTTGCTGATGAAGAGATATTTAAGGTAGAAGGAAGTGTAGCTGCTATAAGCTCTACGATTGATGGTGGTTCTGATCGTATAATTGACTCATCAATTGAGGTCCCTTCAGGGAGTCCCTCAAATAATTCGCCGAAATGTCCATTAAATTTTACCATTCCTGCAGGAGTCTAG